One stretch of Halobacillus litoralis DNA includes these proteins:
- a CDS encoding YneF family protein, which yields MTLGIVWVIIIALLTLVGGAALGFFIARKYMMNYLKKNPPINEQMLRTLMMQMGQKPSQKKINQMMRSMNNQMK from the coding sequence ATGACATTGGGGATCGTTTGGGTCATCATCATTGCTTTATTGACTCTTGTCGGTGGTGCAGCTCTAGGCTTCTTCATCGCAAGAAAGTATATGATGAATTATTTGAAAAAGAACCCGCCAATTAACGAACAAATGTTACGTACACTGATGATGCAGATGGGCCAAAAGCCTTCGCAGAAGAAGATCAATCAGATGATGCGTTCAATGAACAATCAAATGAAATAA
- the acnA gene encoding aconitate hydratase AcnA — MASNAFNARKQFELNGQTYNYYDLKALEDAGHGKISRLPFSIRILLESLLRQHDGRVISDDHVESLANWGTEKSKGEDVPFKPSRVILQDFTGVPAVVDLASLRKAMVDMGGSPDKINPEVPVDLVIDHSVQVDKYGTPDALNVNMELEFERNEERYEFLHWAQKAFDNYRAVPPATGIVHQVNLEYIANVVHAKENENGSYDTYPDTLVGTDSHTTMINGLGVLGWGVGGIEAEAGMLGQPSYFPAPEVIGVKLNGSFPQGTTATDLALKVTQKLREQNVVGKFVEFFGPGLQEMPLADRATISNMAPEYGATCGFFPVDGESLEYLRLTGRSEEQIKLVEEYCKKNSLWYDPSFEDPEFTSLVEIDLGELEPNLSGPKRPQDLIPLSQMKQSFEKAITGPAGNHGFGLDKSEFDKEVEVQFDNGDKSIMKTGALAIAAITSCTNTSNPHVMLGAGLVAKKAIEKGLQVPDYVKTSLAPGSKVVTRYLEDSGLMTYLNDLGFNLVGYGCTTCIGNSGPLLPEIEKAIADSDLTASSVLSGNRNFEGRIHPLVKANYLASPPLVVAYALAGTVDIDLKNEPIGKDSEGNNVYFNDIWPSQEEIKSEISRVVTPEIFRKEYENVFNSNEKWNEIETTDEPLYDWNDKSTYIQNPPFFEGLSGEPETVKPLEGMRVIGKFGDSVTTDHISPAGAIPKDMPAGEYLQDNGVSPRNFNSYGSRRGNHEVMMRGTFANIRIRNQLAPGTEGGFTTYWPTEEVMPIYTAAMKYQQDQTPLMVIAGNDYGMGSSRDWAAKGTDLLGIKTVIAESFERIHRSNLVMMGVLPLQFKPEDSIESLGLTGRETFDVKVGEDVKPRDLVKVTATDEDGNKKEFEVIARFDSEVEVDYYRHGGILQMVLRNKLN; from the coding sequence ATGGCTAGCAATGCTTTTAATGCTCGCAAACAATTTGAACTCAATGGCCAAACGTACAACTATTACGATTTGAAAGCCTTAGAAGATGCGGGACATGGTAAGATTTCCCGTCTACCTTTCTCCATCCGTATCCTACTAGAATCTCTTTTACGTCAACACGACGGACGAGTCATCAGTGATGATCATGTCGAGAGTCTAGCAAACTGGGGAACTGAAAAGTCAAAAGGGGAAGATGTACCGTTTAAACCTTCCCGCGTTATCCTGCAAGACTTCACCGGCGTACCTGCCGTGGTCGATCTGGCATCTCTTAGAAAAGCGATGGTGGATATGGGAGGAAGCCCTGACAAAATCAACCCGGAAGTTCCTGTTGATCTTGTTATTGACCACTCTGTACAAGTAGACAAGTATGGTACTCCTGATGCCTTGAATGTGAACATGGAGCTTGAATTCGAACGAAATGAAGAGCGTTATGAATTCCTGCACTGGGCTCAAAAAGCGTTCGATAACTATCGTGCAGTTCCACCTGCAACAGGTATCGTTCACCAGGTAAACCTTGAATACATCGCAAATGTCGTTCACGCGAAAGAAAACGAGAACGGCTCTTATGATACTTATCCTGATACACTTGTCGGAACCGACTCACATACTACGATGATCAATGGTCTTGGTGTCCTGGGTTGGGGTGTTGGTGGTATTGAAGCTGAAGCTGGAATGCTTGGTCAGCCGTCTTACTTCCCAGCTCCTGAAGTTATTGGGGTGAAGCTGAATGGTAGCTTCCCACAAGGAACAACAGCTACTGACTTAGCACTGAAAGTCACTCAAAAGCTGCGTGAACAAAACGTAGTTGGTAAATTCGTTGAATTCTTCGGCCCGGGACTGCAGGAAATGCCTTTGGCTGATCGTGCGACGATTTCAAACATGGCTCCTGAATATGGTGCGACATGTGGTTTCTTCCCGGTTGATGGAGAGTCTCTTGAATACCTTCGTCTTACAGGCCGCAGCGAAGAGCAAATTAAGCTTGTAGAAGAATACTGCAAGAAGAACAGCCTGTGGTATGATCCGTCCTTCGAGGATCCGGAATTTACGTCACTGGTTGAAATCGATCTCGGTGAATTGGAGCCGAACTTGTCCGGACCAAAACGTCCTCAAGACTTAATTCCTCTTTCTCAAATGAAGCAATCATTTGAAAAGGCAATTACAGGTCCAGCAGGCAACCACGGTTTTGGCCTAGATAAATCGGAGTTCGATAAGGAAGTTGAAGTGCAGTTTGATAATGGCGACAAGTCCATCATGAAGACTGGTGCTCTTGCGATTGCTGCCATCACTTCTTGTACAAACACATCCAACCCTCACGTTATGCTTGGAGCTGGTCTTGTCGCTAAGAAAGCGATTGAAAAAGGATTACAGGTTCCAGACTATGTGAAGACATCATTAGCACCGGGATCCAAGGTTGTTACTCGATATCTTGAAGATTCAGGGCTGATGACTTATCTTAACGATCTAGGATTCAACCTCGTTGGATATGGATGTACGACATGTATCGGTAACTCAGGTCCATTACTGCCTGAAATTGAAAAAGCGATTGCTGACAGTGATTTGACAGCTTCTTCTGTCTTGTCTGGTAACCGTAACTTTGAAGGACGTATCCACCCTCTAGTAAAAGCCAACTACCTGGCATCTCCGCCATTAGTTGTCGCTTATGCACTTGCGGGAACTGTGGATATCGATCTGAAAAATGAACCGATTGGAAAAGACAGTGAAGGAAACAACGTTTATTTCAATGATATTTGGCCTTCCCAAGAAGAGATCAAATCAGAAATTTCCCGTGTTGTCACTCCAGAAATTTTCCGTAAAGAGTATGAAAATGTATTCAACTCGAACGAAAAATGGAACGAAATCGAAACAACGGATGAACCATTGTATGACTGGAATGACAAATCCACATACATTCAGAATCCTCCGTTCTTCGAAGGGCTTTCCGGTGAACCTGAAACGGTTAAACCATTGGAAGGGATGCGCGTCATCGGTAAATTCGGTGATTCCGTAACAACGGACCACATTTCTCCAGCAGGTGCGATTCCGAAAGATATGCCTGCAGGGGAGTACTTGCAAGACAATGGCGTAAGCCCACGTAACTTCAACTCCTACGGCTCTCGTCGAGGTAACCATGAAGTTATGATGCGTGGTACGTTTGCAAATATTCGTATCCGTAACCAGTTGGCTCCAGGTACAGAAGGTGGTTTCACTACGTACTGGCCGACAGAAGAAGTGATGCCGATCTATACAGCGGCTATGAAGTACCAGCAAGACCAGACTCCATTGATGGTCATTGCTGGTAATGACTACGGTATGGGAAGCTCCCGTGACTGGGCTGCCAAGGGTACGGATCTTCTTGGAATTAAGACGGTCATCGCGGAAAGCTTCGAGCGTATCCACCGTTCAAACCTTGTCATGATGGGAGTTCTTCCATTACAGTTTAAGCCAGAAGATAGCATCGAGTCCCTTGGTTTGACAGGCCGTGAAACTTTCGATGTAAAAGTCGGTGAAGATGTTAAACCACGTGACCTTGTCAAAGTGACTGCTACAGATGAAGACGGCAATAAGAAAGAATTTGAAGTCATCGCCCGCTTTGACAGTGAAGTGGAAGTCGATTACTACCGCCACGGTGGTATTCTACAAATGGTTCTGCGTAACAAATTGAACTAA
- the tkt gene encoding transketolase, whose translation MANSLEQTSINTIRTLTIDAVEKANSGHPGMPMGAAPMAYTLWTQFMDHNPKNSNWFDRDRFVLSAGHGSMLLYSLLHLSGYNVTMDDLKSFRQWDSKTPGHPEFGHTDGVEATTGPLGQGIAMATGMAMAEAHLSGKYNREGYNVVDHYTYTICGDGDLMEGVSQESASLAGHLGLGKLIVLYDSNDISLDGDLDRSFSESVEKRYEAYGWQVIRVEDGTNTEEVAKALEKAKANTDQPTMIEVKTVIGYGSPNKSGKSASHGAPLGDEEVTAAKQFYEWEHEPFHVPEEVYQDFKEKVQQNGQDKEESWNNLMAQYKEAYPELAEEFERAIRGELPEGWDQSLPTYQVGDSPATRAASGDAINALSKAIPNFFGGSADLAGSNKTAVKDEEDFSRNNYAGRNIWFGVREFAMASAMNGMGLHGGLKVYAGTFFVFSDYLRPAVRLSALQNLPVNYVFTHDSVAVGEDGPTHEPVEQLASLRAMPNLSVLRPADGNETNAAWRLALESESTPTALVLTRQGLPTLQGTEEHAYEGMKKGAYILSDSDKEEPDAILLASGSEVQLIVEAQAELKKNGYDVRVVSVPSFDRFEAQPKEYKEQVLPSSVRKRLAVEMGASFGWDRYVGLDGSVIGIDKFGASAPGNTVIENYGFTVENVVKHAENLMK comes from the coding sequence ATGGCAAACAGCCTTGAACAAACATCAATCAATACGATTAGAACTTTAACAATCGATGCAGTAGAAAAAGCAAACTCCGGACACCCGGGGATGCCGATGGGTGCAGCACCGATGGCATATACGCTATGGACTCAGTTCATGGATCACAATCCGAAAAACTCGAACTGGTTTGACCGCGACCGTTTCGTCCTATCAGCTGGACACGGATCTATGCTTCTTTACAGCTTGCTCCACTTATCCGGTTATAACGTGACGATGGACGACCTTAAGTCCTTCCGTCAATGGGATTCAAAAACCCCTGGGCACCCAGAGTTTGGTCATACAGACGGTGTAGAAGCAACTACAGGTCCCCTAGGGCAGGGTATTGCAATGGCGACCGGAATGGCGATGGCAGAAGCTCATCTTTCCGGGAAATATAATCGCGAAGGGTACAACGTTGTTGACCATTACACATATACGATTTGTGGTGATGGTGACTTGATGGAGGGTGTATCACAGGAATCAGCTTCTCTTGCCGGTCACCTAGGCCTTGGTAAATTGATCGTTCTTTATGATTCCAACGACATTTCTCTTGATGGTGATCTTGATCGTTCCTTCAGCGAAAGTGTTGAAAAACGCTATGAAGCGTATGGATGGCAAGTGATCCGTGTAGAAGATGGAACGAATACAGAAGAAGTTGCGAAAGCACTAGAGAAAGCAAAAGCGAACACAGATCAACCAACAATGATCGAAGTGAAAACAGTCATTGGGTATGGTTCTCCTAACAAATCTGGTAAGTCTGCTTCACACGGTGCTCCTCTAGGTGATGAGGAAGTAACAGCTGCAAAACAGTTTTACGAGTGGGAACACGAGCCGTTCCACGTACCTGAAGAGGTCTATCAGGACTTCAAAGAAAAAGTTCAACAAAATGGTCAGGATAAAGAAGAATCTTGGAACAACTTAATGGCTCAGTACAAAGAGGCGTATCCGGAGCTTGCGGAAGAATTTGAGCGCGCAATCCGCGGAGAGCTTCCTGAAGGCTGGGATCAAAGCCTTCCAACATACCAGGTAGGAGACAGCCCTGCAACACGTGCTGCTTCAGGAGATGCGATCAATGCACTTTCTAAAGCTATCCCTAATTTCTTTGGTGGTAGTGCCGATCTTGCAGGTTCAAACAAAACGGCCGTTAAAGATGAAGAAGACTTTTCACGTAACAACTACGCTGGTCGAAACATCTGGTTCGGTGTTCGTGAATTTGCTATGGCGTCTGCCATGAACGGAATGGGCCTTCATGGAGGATTAAAAGTTTATGCGGGTACATTCTTTGTCTTCAGTGACTACCTGCGCCCAGCTGTTCGTCTTTCTGCCCTACAGAACCTTCCAGTGAACTATGTCTTCACTCATGATTCTGTTGCCGTTGGAGAAGACGGTCCGACTCACGAACCTGTGGAACAACTGGCTTCTCTTCGCGCGATGCCTAATCTTTCTGTGCTTCGTCCTGCGGATGGGAACGAAACCAATGCAGCGTGGAGACTTGCTTTAGAGTCTGAATCGACTCCAACCGCACTTGTCCTTACACGTCAAGGTTTACCGACCCTACAAGGTACAGAGGAACATGCCTATGAAGGAATGAAGAAAGGGGCATACATCCTTAGCGATTCTGATAAAGAAGAGCCGGATGCGATCCTGCTTGCTTCAGGTTCAGAGGTGCAATTGATTGTTGAAGCTCAAGCTGAATTGAAAAAGAATGGTTACGATGTCCGCGTTGTCAGTGTACCTTCTTTCGATCGCTTTGAAGCTCAGCCTAAGGAATACAAGGAACAGGTATTGCCTTCTTCTGTCCGCAAACGTCTGGCAGTTGAAATGGGCGCTTCATTCGGTTGGGACCGATATGTAGGTTTGGATGGTTCCGTCATCGGAATCGACAAGTTCGGTGCTTCTGCGCCAGGAAATACTGTAATTGAAAACTATGGTTTCACGGTAGAAAACGTAGTGAAGCATGCGGAAAACTTGATGAAATAA
- a CDS encoding cytochrome c biogenesis CcdA family protein — protein MDVNLFLAFGAGFLSFISPCVFPLYPAFLSYITGMSVHELREDNGMLKRASLIHTVLFLLGFTTIFLILGFSGSFFAQFFIQYESLIRRLGSILIIFFGFVIIGVFNFDFLMKDRKVTFKNRPSGYIGTFLIGLTFSLGWTPCTGPILASVLSLAADSPDLFLVMMLSYSLGFSIPFLALSFFIGKLSWIKRHSTGIVKVGGYIMILVGIALYFDWMTMLTSYLAGLFDFHQGF, from the coding sequence ATGGATGTGAATCTTTTCCTTGCTTTCGGAGCAGGGTTTTTATCGTTTATATCCCCATGTGTTTTTCCTCTATACCCTGCATTCCTCTCTTATATTACAGGGATGAGTGTACATGAACTAAGGGAAGACAATGGGATGCTGAAAAGAGCAAGTCTGATTCATACGGTTTTATTCTTATTAGGATTTACGACGATCTTTCTGATATTAGGGTTCTCAGGTTCGTTTTTTGCCCAGTTTTTTATACAGTATGAATCCTTGATACGTCGTTTAGGATCCATTCTGATAATTTTCTTCGGTTTTGTCATTATTGGAGTATTCAACTTTGATTTCTTGATGAAAGACAGGAAGGTAACTTTCAAGAATAGACCCTCTGGATACATAGGTACGTTTCTTATCGGACTTACATTTTCACTCGGTTGGACGCCATGTACAGGCCCTATACTAGCTTCTGTCCTTTCATTAGCTGCTGATTCTCCTGATCTTTTCTTAGTCATGATGCTGTCTTATTCCCTCGGTTTTTCCATTCCTTTCTTGGCCTTATCCTTTTTTATTGGCAAATTGAGTTGGATTAAAAGGCATAGTACGGGAATTGTTAAGGTAGGTGGGTATATTATGATTCTTGTCGGAATTGCACTTTATTTTGACTGGATGACGATGCTTACTTCCTACCTTGCCGGGCTCTTTGATTTCCACCAGGGGTTCTAA
- a CDS encoding Na(+)/H(+) antiporter subunit B — MTQTNDIILRTTTTLIAFILLGFSVYLFFAGHNAPGGGGFIGGLMTAAAIILMYMAYGSKAMEKILPINFRFLIPVGLMVAAATGIGGMLFDAPFLTQTFAYFQLPILGKTELATALLFDLGVYLAVVGVTMTIILTIAYDRE, encoded by the coding sequence ATGACCCAGACCAACGATATTATATTAAGAACGACAACCACACTTATAGCTTTTATCCTACTAGGGTTTTCGGTTTATTTATTTTTTGCTGGCCATAATGCTCCAGGTGGTGGAGGGTTTATCGGTGGTTTAATGACTGCTGCAGCAATCATCCTCATGTATATGGCCTATGGAAGTAAGGCAATGGAAAAGATTTTGCCGATTAATTTCCGTTTTCTGATACCTGTTGGATTGATGGTAGCAGCAGCAACTGGAATTGGTGGAATGCTTTTTGATGCGCCTTTCCTTACCCAGACGTTTGCTTACTTTCAGCTGCCAATCCTAGGTAAGACCGAACTTGCTACGGCCCTTTTGTTCGACCTTGGTGTTTATCTAGCTGTTGTAGGGGTGACAATGACGATCATTTTGACAATTGCCTACGACAGGGAATAA
- a CDS encoding DUF2621 domain-containing protein → MSGGFALFIVGWIIIMVGLMSIGGFFMFRKFLKRLPKEDGKSIIDWEEYYVDKTKHMWSSEQKDLLEELISPVPELFRDVARQKIAGRIGEIALQKKKKIITQEILIEGYIRATPKRDHKFLVKKLEEKKIDMSPYDPLIER, encoded by the coding sequence ATGTCAGGTGGATTTGCCCTATTTATCGTCGGGTGGATTATCATCATGGTTGGTCTGATGAGCATTGGCGGTTTTTTTATGTTCCGCAAATTCCTGAAGCGTCTTCCAAAGGAGGACGGGAAATCGATCATTGATTGGGAAGAATATTACGTGGACAAGACAAAACACATGTGGTCCTCAGAGCAAAAAGACCTACTGGAGGAGTTGATCTCTCCCGTTCCTGAACTGTTTCGGGATGTAGCAAGACAGAAGATCGCAGGACGCATCGGAGAAATTGCCCTTCAAAAGAAGAAAAAGATAATCACACAGGAGATTTTGATTGAGGGCTACATACGTGCGACCCCAAAGCGGGACCATAAGTTTCTCGTCAAAAAGTTAGAAGAGAAAAAAATAGACATGAGCCCTTACGACCCACTTATTGAACGTTAA
- a CDS encoding CcdC family protein, which yields MFWLIASTIVAAGMATAMIFVRLRAAKKPASVKKIILPPFMMSTGALMFVFPVFRVEWTQVIEAMLIGVIFSIFLIRTSKFEVRDGDIYLKPSRAFVFVLFGLLILRIVFKLMIGQHVSLGETSGMFFLLAFGMIMTWRIAMLKQYLHLEKKLELKKDLALAGSFLTFNKWVVRAHVYFFLF from the coding sequence ATGTTTTGGTTAATTGCAAGTACCATTGTCGCTGCTGGTATGGCCACAGCGATGATTTTCGTCCGATTGAGAGCGGCAAAAAAACCGGCAAGTGTAAAAAAGATCATTCTGCCACCTTTCATGATGAGCACAGGAGCTCTTATGTTTGTGTTTCCGGTGTTCCGAGTAGAATGGACCCAGGTGATTGAAGCCATGCTCATTGGAGTTATTTTTTCCATCTTTCTCATTCGTACTTCTAAATTTGAAGTGAGGGATGGAGATATCTATTTGAAACCATCAAGGGCCTTTGTCTTTGTCCTTTTTGGACTCCTGATTTTGAGAATCGTTTTCAAGCTCATGATCGGACAGCATGTTTCCCTTGGGGAGACGAGTGGAATGTTCTTTTTGCTCGCTTTCGGGATGATCATGACATGGCGGATCGCCATGTTGAAACAATACTTACATTTAGAAAAAAAGTTGGAATTAAAAAAGGACCTGGCTTTAGCCGGGTCCTTTTTAACGTTCAATAAGTGGGTCGTAAGGGCTCATGTCTATTTTTTTCTCTTCTAA